Proteins encoded in a region of the Aminivibrio pyruvatiphilus genome:
- a CDS encoding TRAP transporter permease, with translation MRKLDGIVAKGLYVYVLAMGLFHIYTAVFGTFEAYLQRAIHLTWVLPMCFVLYPFAAGRKRQAIETSVPWFDWIFAALSALPGIYIMLNYDEIMMRMQGVDDLTTAQLVLGTLLIILLLEATRRIVGLPLVIVAVFFTVYTYYCDAPFLPQLLRGVPTEFQRLVEGMYLTDEGIFSSSLGVSATFVMIFLIFGGFLEKSGVGEYFMEFAQAFTGTAPGGPAKIAVLSSALFGSISGSAVANVYGTGSFTIPLMKRIGYKPFFAGAVEAVASTGGQIMPPVMGAGAFVMAALLGVPFNTIMIAAVLPALLYYGTVLLMVHLTALRDGLKGLPADELPSIRSVMKKLYMMSPIVLLVYMLLAGYTPMYGAIAGISLAWAVSLLNPGKRMGPKEILQAIHDGSENIPLICTACASAGLVIGSVALSGIGFKFVGAVLALSGGIPFLALILIAIVSLILGMGLPTTSAYILGAALGVPALAKIGIMPLAAHLFVFYYAIISNITPPVALAAYAAASIAGSPPNRTGFAACRLGILAFIVPFAFCYDPGLLLKSTFMGNIISIVSGVAAMAGLGFAITGFTKRRLSLPERLGFAAFGLLALHGSLPIALGSTSAVIGLFLLLRPRADTPEVR, from the coding sequence ATGAGGAAACTCGACGGCATCGTGGCAAAGGGTTTGTATGTCTACGTTCTGGCCATGGGCCTTTTTCACATTTATACTGCGGTTTTCGGGACCTTCGAGGCGTACCTTCAGAGAGCGATCCACCTTACCTGGGTCCTCCCCATGTGTTTCGTGCTCTACCCCTTTGCGGCAGGCAGGAAACGACAGGCCATTGAAACATCCGTACCATGGTTCGACTGGATTTTTGCCGCTCTTTCAGCTCTGCCCGGCATTTACATCATGCTGAACTATGATGAGATCATGATGCGGATGCAGGGAGTGGACGACCTGACGACGGCCCAGCTCGTCCTGGGAACCCTGCTGATCATCCTTCTGCTCGAGGCAACGAGGCGGATCGTCGGTCTTCCCCTGGTCATCGTGGCGGTCTTCTTCACGGTCTACACCTATTATTGCGACGCCCCCTTCCTGCCCCAGCTCCTCAGGGGCGTTCCCACCGAGTTTCAAAGGCTGGTCGAGGGAATGTACCTCACCGACGAAGGCATTTTTTCATCCTCACTTGGAGTCTCGGCCACCTTTGTCATGATCTTCCTCATCTTCGGCGGCTTTCTTGAAAAGAGCGGCGTAGGAGAGTATTTCATGGAATTCGCCCAGGCCTTCACGGGAACCGCCCCCGGCGGCCCGGCGAAAATTGCCGTGCTCAGCTCCGCCCTCTTCGGCTCCATCTCGGGATCGGCCGTGGCCAACGTCTACGGAACAGGATCCTTCACCATCCCGCTCATGAAGCGGATCGGCTACAAGCCTTTCTTTGCCGGCGCAGTGGAGGCGGTGGCCAGTACGGGAGGGCAGATCATGCCTCCCGTCATGGGAGCCGGCGCCTTCGTCATGGCCGCCCTTCTCGGGGTGCCCTTCAACACCATCATGATCGCCGCGGTCCTGCCGGCGCTCCTCTATTACGGCACGGTCCTCCTCATGGTCCACCTGACGGCCCTCCGGGACGGCCTCAAGGGGCTCCCCGCCGACGAGCTTCCCTCAATCAGGTCGGTGATGAAGAAGCTCTACATGATGTCCCCCATCGTCCTCCTGGTGTACATGCTTCTCGCGGGATACACGCCCATGTACGGCGCCATCGCCGGAATATCCCTCGCCTGGGCGGTCTCCCTTCTGAACCCGGGGAAAAGAATGGGACCGAAGGAAATCCTGCAGGCCATCCACGACGGATCGGAAAACATACCCCTGATATGCACCGCCTGCGCTTCCGCCGGTCTCGTCATAGGCTCGGTGGCCCTGTCGGGCATCGGCTTCAAATTCGTGGGGGCCGTTCTCGCCCTCTCGGGCGGCATTCCCTTCCTTGCCCTCATCCTCATCGCCATCGTCTCCCTGATCCTCGGCATGGGCCTCCCCACCACGAGCGCCTACATCCTCGGCGCGGCCCTCGGCGTCCCCGCCCTGGCCAAGATCGGAATCATGCCCCTGGCGGCCCACCTTTTCGTGTTCTACTACGCCATCATCTCGAACATTACGCCCCCGGTGGCCCTGGCGGCCTACGCCGCGGCATCCATCGCAGGATCCCCTCCCAACAGGACGGGGTTTGCCGCCTGCAGGCTGGGGATCCTCGCCTTCATCGTTCCCTTCGCCTTCTGCTACGACCCGGGCCTGCTCCTCAAGAGCACGTTCATGGGCAACATCATATCCATCGTCAGCGGCGTCGCCGCCATGGCGGGACTGGGATTCGCCATCACCGGCTTTACAAAGCGGAGGCTGTCCCTGCCTGAGAGGCTTGGCTTTGCGGCATTCGGCCTCCTGGCCCTTCACGGCAGCCTTCCCATCGCCCTCGGGAGCACATCCGCGGTCATCGGACTCTTTCTGCTGCTCCGCCCCAGGGCGGATACCCCAGAAGTACGTTAG
- a CDS encoding TAXI family TRAP transporter solute-binding subunit: MKKRVLLLAAVALIFTLTGSALSAQTVKPDQLRFMAGPPGGNWFALGGALADLWTSKLIPTTSITGGAVANIINAHNAKGELGFSNTSMVAVGQKASDAPFKDPTGNAVVMANLYTQYTYFIARKDFAEKHGITSLDDLVTKKVPTRFATLKTGTGSEFIVNGVFKAGFGIADYRKELKDWGGSVEYASYSGGADLLADNHLDVFAFSVGKVASIVMQIESQTDIVLLGIEQATLDKVGEAYGTVTFTVDPGIYKSVTEQTPTVKAVGDYTCVVVRGDLDEQLVYDLCKVMHENQELLSKAVVDINELTPATAIPGGAINSHPGAVRYWNEVSKN; the protein is encoded by the coding sequence ATGAAAAAGCGCGTTCTCCTTCTTGCAGCCGTTGCGCTCATCTTCACCCTGACCGGTTCAGCCCTTTCCGCCCAGACCGTAAAGCCTGACCAGCTCCGCTTCATGGCGGGCCCTCCGGGGGGCAACTGGTTCGCCCTCGGCGGCGCCCTCGCCGACCTCTGGACGTCCAAGCTGATCCCCACCACCAGCATCACCGGCGGCGCCGTAGCCAACATCATCAATGCCCACAACGCCAAGGGCGAGCTCGGGTTCTCCAACACTTCCATGGTTGCCGTGGGCCAGAAGGCGAGCGACGCGCCCTTCAAGGACCCCACCGGCAACGCCGTCGTCATGGCGAATCTCTACACCCAGTACACCTACTTCATCGCCCGGAAGGACTTTGCGGAGAAGCACGGCATCACCTCCCTCGACGACCTCGTCACAAAGAAAGTCCCCACCCGGTTCGCCACGCTCAAGACGGGAACCGGCTCCGAATTCATCGTCAACGGCGTCTTCAAAGCCGGCTTCGGCATCGCGGACTACAGGAAGGAACTCAAGGACTGGGGCGGTTCCGTTGAATACGCCTCCTATTCCGGCGGCGCCGACCTTCTGGCGGACAACCACCTGGACGTCTTCGCCTTCTCCGTGGGCAAGGTCGCTTCCATAGTGATGCAGATCGAGAGCCAGACGGACATCGTCCTCCTGGGCATCGAGCAGGCAACCCTGGACAAGGTCGGCGAGGCCTACGGCACCGTCACCTTCACTGTGGATCCCGGGATCTACAAGTCCGTGACGGAACAGACCCCCACTGTGAAAGCCGTGGGAGACTACACCTGCGTCGTGGTCCGCGGAGACCTTGACGAGCAGCTGGTCTACGACCTGTGCAAGGTGATGCACGAAAACCAGGAGCTTCTCTCCAAGGCAGTGGTGGACATCAACGAACTCACTCCCGCAACGGCAATCCCCGGCGGGGCCATCAACAGCCACCCCGGCGCCGTCCGCTACTGGAACGAAGTCTCCAAGAACTAG